The following coding sequences lie in one Micromonospora sp. R77 genomic window:
- a CDS encoding class I SAM-dependent methyltransferase: MTATDTRVEPGSFRDPGNRVFHRGTEVLRGLDERSAADWRALAASDFFRALLADGRVCGTEEVAATPPWSAVLRHERIPFVSHPYEWSSGMLREAALLHLEILREAVAAGFTTKDGSAYNLQWRGAYPVFIDVGSFTPLRDGEPWAGYRQFCQTLLCPLLLQAHLGVDFQPWLRARVDGIDPEQLRPLFRGSRRLLPGVLTHVHLHGAMQQRNARASTADVRAQLRAAGYSRELAAATVRGLEKLVRRLDRRPGESHWADYQRTCAYSAADRLAKERFVDRAVAAAGSPALAVDLGANDGRYARIAARHAGYVVAVEQDPAVVDALWRALHAEGERRILPLVMDLADPSPGGGWRGVERAGFAARTRADVVLALAVAHHLAIGRNVPLAEVVDQFVGFGVPGGRLVVEFVHPEDPMARRLLANKPDGLFPDYRREEFERLLAARCRVERRWELPSGTRTLYQAVVGG, from the coding sequence ATGACCGCCACCGACACCCGGGTGGAACCGGGCTCCTTCCGCGACCCGGGCAACCGGGTCTTCCACCGCGGCACCGAGGTGCTGCGCGGCCTCGACGAGCGGTCGGCCGCGGACTGGCGGGCCCTGGCGGCCAGCGACTTCTTCCGCGCCCTGCTCGCCGACGGCCGGGTCTGCGGCACCGAGGAGGTCGCCGCGACCCCGCCCTGGTCCGCGGTGCTCCGGCACGAGCGCATCCCGTTCGTCTCGCACCCGTACGAGTGGTCGTCCGGGATGCTGCGCGAGGCCGCCCTGCTGCACCTGGAGATCCTGCGGGAGGCCGTCGCGGCCGGCTTCACCACCAAGGACGGCTCGGCCTACAACCTCCAGTGGCGCGGCGCGTACCCCGTCTTCATCGACGTCGGCTCGTTCACGCCGCTGCGCGACGGCGAACCCTGGGCCGGCTACCGGCAGTTCTGCCAGACCCTGCTCTGCCCGCTGCTGCTCCAGGCCCACCTCGGGGTGGACTTCCAGCCGTGGCTACGGGCCCGGGTCGACGGCATCGACCCGGAACAGCTGCGCCCGCTCTTCCGCGGCAGCCGCCGGCTGCTGCCCGGCGTGCTCACCCACGTGCACCTGCACGGCGCGATGCAGCAGCGCAACGCCCGGGCCAGCACCGCCGACGTCCGGGCCCAGCTGCGGGCCGCCGGCTACTCCCGGGAGCTGGCGGCGGCGACCGTACGCGGGCTGGAGAAGCTGGTCCGCCGGCTGGACCGGCGGCCGGGGGAGAGCCACTGGGCGGACTACCAGCGCACCTGCGCCTACTCGGCGGCGGACCGGCTGGCCAAGGAGCGCTTCGTCGACCGGGCGGTGGCCGCCGCCGGCTCACCCGCGCTCGCGGTCGACCTGGGCGCCAACGACGGCCGGTACGCGCGCATCGCCGCCCGGCACGCCGGCTACGTGGTCGCCGTCGAGCAGGATCCCGCCGTGGTCGACGCGCTCTGGCGGGCGCTGCACGCCGAGGGGGAGCGGCGCATCCTGCCGCTGGTGATGGACCTCGCCGACCCGTCGCCCGGCGGTGGCTGGCGCGGCGTCGAGCGGGCCGGCTTCGCCGCGCGTACCCGGGCGGACGTGGTGCTCGCCCTGGCCGTGGCGCACCACCTCGCGATCGGCCGGAACGTGCCGCTGGCCGAGGTGGTGGACCAGTTCGTCGGGTTCGGTGTGCCCGGTGGCCGGCTGGTGGTGGAGTTCGTGCACCCGGAGGACCCGATGGCCCGCCGGCTGCTGGCCAACAAGCCGGACGGCCTCTTCCCCGACTACCGCCGGGAGGAGTTCGAACGGCTGCTCGCCGCGCGCTGCCGGGTCGAGCGTCGCTGGGAGCTGCCCTCCGGCACCCGGACGCTCTACCAGGCGGTCGTGGGTGGCTGA
- a CDS encoding dolichyl-phosphate beta-glucosyltransferase: MSTSPRSAVRARPTTPAAVLDVVVPVHNEERDLGPCVRRLHAHLTAHFPYPFRITVADNASVDGTLAVARTLAAELPDVAVLHLPAKGRGRALRAAWSASPAPVLAYLDVDLSTDLAALLPLVAPLISGHSDLAIGTRLARTSRVVRGAKREVISRGYNLLLRGTLAVRFSDAQCGFKAIRADVAARLLPLVRDTGWFFDTELLVLAQRAGLRIHEVPVDWVDDPDSRVDIVATALADLRGIGRLARALVTGALPLAELRAQLGRAPLTPPPARVPVGLPRQLVRFAAVGVASTLAYLALFVATRGVLGAQAANLLALLVTAVANTAANRRLTFGVTGRRHAGRHHLQGLLALALGLALTSGSLAVLHAGTTPSRPLELTVLVAANLVATVSRFVLLRLAMHHGRT; the protein is encoded by the coding sequence ATGAGCACGTCCCCTCGGTCCGCCGTCCGGGCCCGGCCGACGACGCCGGCCGCCGTGCTCGACGTGGTGGTGCCGGTCCACAACGAGGAGCGGGACCTCGGCCCCTGCGTACGCCGGCTGCACGCGCACCTGACCGCACACTTCCCGTACCCGTTCCGGATCACCGTCGCGGACAACGCCAGCGTCGACGGCACCCTCGCGGTGGCCCGTACGCTCGCCGCGGAGCTGCCGGACGTGGCGGTGCTGCACCTGCCCGCCAAGGGGCGCGGACGCGCCCTGCGGGCGGCCTGGTCGGCGTCGCCGGCCCCGGTGCTGGCCTATCTGGACGTCGACCTCTCCACCGACCTGGCGGCCCTGCTGCCGCTGGTCGCGCCGCTCATCTCCGGCCACTCCGACCTGGCCATCGGCACCCGGCTGGCGCGCACCTCCCGGGTGGTCCGGGGCGCCAAGCGGGAGGTCATCTCGCGCGGCTACAACCTGCTGCTGCGGGGCACCCTGGCGGTGCGGTTCTCCGACGCGCAGTGCGGCTTCAAGGCGATCCGGGCCGACGTGGCCGCCCGCCTGCTGCCGCTGGTCCGGGACACCGGCTGGTTCTTCGACACCGAGCTGCTGGTGCTGGCGCAGCGGGCCGGGCTGCGCATCCACGAGGTGCCGGTGGACTGGGTGGACGACCCGGACAGCCGGGTCGACATCGTGGCCACCGCCCTGGCCGACCTGCGCGGCATCGGCCGGCTGGCCCGGGCGCTGGTGACGGGCGCGCTGCCGCTGGCCGAGCTGCGGGCGCAGCTGGGCCGGGCCCCGCTCACGCCGCCCCCGGCCCGGGTGCCGGTGGGGCTGCCCCGACAACTGGTCCGGTTCGCCGCCGTCGGGGTGGCCAGCACGCTGGCCTACCTGGCGCTGTTCGTGGCGACCCGGGGCGTGCTCGGGGCCCAGGCGGCGAACCTGCTGGCCCTGCTGGTGACGGCGGTGGCGAACACCGCCGCGAACCGGCGGCTCACCTTCGGCGTCACCGGCCGCCGGCACGCCGGCCGGCATCACCTGCAGGGCCTGCTCGCCCTGGCGCTGGGCCTGGCGCTCACCAGCGGCTCGCTCGCCGTCCTGCACGCCGGCACGACGCCGTCCCGCCCGCTGGAGCTGACCGTGCTGGTCGCCGCGAACCTGGTGGCCACCGTGTCGCGGTTCGTCCTGCTCCGCCTCGCCATGCACCACGGGCGGACCTGA
- a CDS encoding sulfatase-like hydrolase/transferase, which translates to MRPVAAEPARPGRRWRAEAGRLLEVAALVGLVVTQPLLDVLGRSPDFFLFHRAAPADILLLVALIAVVPTVAVALVGVVSRMAGRTARAAVHTLLVGLLLGALAVQVGRHLTPLRGVPLLLVAGVAGAAGAAAHRRWRVPGRVLRAAAIGPPVFVGLFLFASPASAVVLPRAHSGAAGVAGPGSHPPVVMIVLDELPLVSLLGPDGKIDSARYPHFAELAAGSTWYRNATGVSGWTPYALPAMLTGRYPARPVAPHYSQYPDNLFTALGGLYDVRAQESITRLCPPSRCEQPASPEQGLGVLVRESGRLLRQVTAPVDSRVDPEDSYRELSRAEAGLDAAEPVPVDPKFRWDTLDDNQPARFTEFLAGLRPSARPTLHFLHLLMPHSPWVWLPSGAHYAAPEDLPNDGAGWVELARQRHLAQLGYTDRLIGETLRTLRATGLYDKALVLVTADHGVSFTRDWQGRGMDAIVHAAGQVAWVPMFVKEPGQRAGRVDDRNWQHVDLLPTIADETHVRIPWRMDGRSARQAPRPGGDKLFYDRPGQPTTITGGVPAPLPPPAPDPLVGTRPGERPVGGTARVANLDAFRAVDPAHGELPALVWGTVPASVPDGTKLAVAVNGTIGAVVPVVPADSGGRRFAAFLPDDRLFAAGPNRLDLFRVAADGTLRRLTLS; encoded by the coding sequence CTGCGGCCGGTCGCGGCCGAGCCGGCGCGGCCCGGCCGGCGGTGGCGGGCGGAGGCGGGCCGGCTGCTGGAGGTGGCCGCCCTGGTCGGGCTGGTGGTCACCCAGCCCCTGCTCGACGTGCTCGGGCGCAGCCCGGACTTCTTCCTGTTCCACCGGGCCGCCCCGGCCGACATCCTGCTGCTGGTGGCGCTCATCGCCGTGGTGCCGACGGTGGCGGTCGCGCTGGTCGGGGTGGTGAGCCGGATGGCCGGTCGGACCGCCCGCGCGGCCGTGCACACGCTGCTCGTCGGGCTGCTGCTCGGCGCGCTCGCCGTGCAGGTGGGGCGGCACCTCACGCCGCTGCGGGGCGTACCCCTGCTGCTGGTTGCGGGGGTGGCCGGCGCGGCCGGCGCGGCCGCCCACCGGCGCTGGCGGGTGCCCGGCCGGGTGCTGCGGGCCGCGGCGATCGGGCCGCCGGTCTTCGTCGGGCTCTTCCTCTTCGCCTCACCGGCCTCGGCGGTGGTGCTGCCCCGCGCGCACTCCGGCGCGGCGGGGGTGGCCGGCCCGGGCAGCCACCCACCGGTCGTCATGATCGTCCTCGACGAGCTGCCGCTGGTCTCGTTGCTCGGCCCGGACGGGAAGATCGACTCCGCCCGCTATCCGCACTTCGCCGAGCTGGCGGCCGGGTCGACCTGGTACCGCAACGCCACCGGCGTCAGCGGCTGGACGCCCTACGCGCTGCCGGCCATGCTGACCGGCCGCTACCCGGCCCGACCTGTCGCCCCGCACTACTCGCAGTACCCGGACAACCTCTTCACCGCCCTCGGCGGCCTCTACGACGTCCGCGCCCAGGAGAGCATCACCCGGCTCTGCCCGCCCAGCCGCTGCGAGCAGCCGGCCAGCCCCGAGCAGGGGCTCGGCGTGCTGGTCCGGGAGAGCGGCCGGCTCCTGCGGCAGGTCACCGCGCCGGTCGACAGCCGGGTCGACCCGGAGGACTCCTACCGCGAGCTGAGCCGCGCCGAGGCGGGCCTGGACGCCGCCGAGCCGGTGCCCGTCGACCCGAAGTTCCGCTGGGACACCCTCGACGACAACCAGCCGGCCCGGTTCACCGAGTTCCTGGCCGGGCTGCGCCCGTCGGCCCGCCCGACCCTGCACTTCCTGCACCTGCTCATGCCGCACTCGCCGTGGGTCTGGCTGCCGTCCGGGGCGCACTACGCCGCCCCGGAGGACCTGCCCAACGACGGCGCCGGCTGGGTGGAGCTGGCCCGGCAGCGGCACCTCGCCCAGCTCGGCTACACCGACCGGCTGATCGGCGAGACGCTGCGCACCCTGCGCGCCACCGGCCTGTACGACAAGGCGCTGGTCCTGGTCACCGCCGACCACGGGGTGAGCTTCACCCGGGACTGGCAGGGGCGGGGGATGGACGCGATCGTGCACGCCGCCGGCCAGGTCGCCTGGGTGCCGATGTTCGTCAAGGAGCCCGGCCAGCGCGCCGGCCGGGTCGACGACCGCAACTGGCAGCACGTGGACCTGCTGCCCACCATCGCCGACGAGACGCACGTCCGGATCCCGTGGCGGATGGACGGCCGCTCCGCCCGGCAGGCCCCCCGCCCCGGCGGCGACAAGCTCTTCTACGACCGTCCCGGCCAGCCGACCACCATCACCGGCGGCGTGCCCGCCCCGCTCCCGCCCCCGGCACCGGACCCGCTGGTCGGCACCCGGCCGGGGGAGCGGCCGGTCGGCGGGACCGCCCGGGTGGCGAACCTCGACGCGTTCCGCGCGGTCGACCCCGCGCACGGCGAACTGCCGGCGCTGGTCTGGGGCACCGTCCCCGCCTCGGTGCCGGACGGCACGAAGCTCGCCGTCGCGGTCAACGGCACCATCGGGGCGGTCGTCCCGGTCGTCCCCGCCGACTCCGGCGGACGCCGGTTCGCCGCGTTCCTCCCCGACGACCGGCTCTTCGCCGCCGGACCGAACCGGCTCGACCTCTTCCGGGTGGCCGCCGACGGCACCCTGCGCCGCCTCACCCTCTCCTGA